TCCACACATGACCTTAAAATCAAAATACTGGGGGAAATTTCAGAAACACTCACGAAGgaaagacatttaaaggggtatgccggtttcaagactttttttttttttttttcaaatgaactggtgccagaaagttaaacagatttataaactacttttattaaacaatcttaatccttctagtacttattagctgctgaatactacagaagaaattattttctttttgaaacacaaagctctctgctgaatcatgagcacagtgctctctgctgacatctctgtccattttaagaactgtccagagtaggagaaaatccccatggggaacatatgctgctctggacagttcctaaaatggacagagatgtcagcagagagcactgtttcaaaaaagaaaagcctttcctatgtagtatacagcatctattaagtactggatggattaagatttaataataatagtaatttacaaatctgtttttcttttaaatcaactggtgccagaaagttaaagttttccactggagtacccctttattgattccaagaacagaggacttaggcttggtttccacacaggttttttctggtgtattttggaaaactaccatttgtagtttttgagccaaagccagaagtgtattcaaaagaaaaggcaaatataaaggaagaacttatacttctcctcccttatggatccacttctgactttggctcaaaaactgcagtggcagaattccaaaaactaccagaaaaaacctgagtggaaacctagtctaagggtctattcacacgtacagtattctgtgcagatttgatgtgcaggatttcaagctgtgttcagtttacattgaaatctgcgcagaatactgtacgtgtgaatagaccataaatgtggatttgagcttcttagcgCATAATCAAAACTTCCTATAACCCGTAATGTCCTGCTGTGGCACCATTCTCAACCTTTCTCTCACTCTCTCATTCTATGGTCCTATAACTAGACAATTTATAGCTAaatttagtgtgaattctccacatctgttgttttaacccctgcatatttgtgaaatGTAACCTGTGTGTTTTCTGCTTATGTGCTCAGAAATTCTTCAGACTTCATAATAAAAATACTGTTATTCCAATAAAAGGTATTACACGATTCtgcaacattctatgattttACATCCGCATTACTGGAATATACAGCTACTTCAAactgctttagggtatgttcacatgtgcggattttcgcagcgtatttcgctgcggatccgccgttgaaggacctttttatatgttgtctttatatgtgcctgctcggagcggcaatatgccgctccaagcagacacactgtgatgtgcgagtagccgcgcatgcgccgctcaatgagctaggccgagagctgccgtgatgtgtgagtatactgcgcatgcgcgcggcgactcgcacatcgcagtgtgtctactcggagcggcaatacgcaggcacatataaagacagcatataggaggtccttcagtggtgaatccgcagcaaaatccgcacgtgtgaacatacccttaaaggagatatccagtggtgaaaaaattatcccctatcctaaggagatcacggggggccccagcggtcggaccccctgtgatctgaaacttatcccctatccttaggataggggatacatttttcaccactggagtacccctttaactaaaaaaaacaaGATACTCTAAAATATTCTATAATAAACTTACATCATTGCTCCTTGATAACTTATCGATGGCTAAAGGAGACTCCTGGAATATCTTGTCAAAGAAAACAATAAGTGCCTCCACAATTCGTGCTTGGTGAGGATAATCCACTAGAGATGACAGAGAAACAGTAGCATCTGTAGGACGTGGTCGCATCAGTGCAGGCCCAAAAACGATGCCTAGGTTGCTAGGGCTCATCTTAttgatttgctcttgctctgaaACTCTGCAGGGAAATCAGGGTCAAAATCAACCATCATAATGTCCCACATTTAGCAAAGTATCACCTCCTGCATTAACCATATAAAAAGGACCTGCTGTCTCTTTGTAAAAAGTGAGATACTGTCAACTATAGAGAGgcacgggtgggggggggggggggggggggggggggctactccGTCAGATGGGCAAAGATGGcactatactgtgtacactgtacTAAGACAGGTGGGGAGTTGTATTCTGGCCAGCGCGCACAAGATCCAGTTCAGTAAACAGGAGCGGAATAGATGTCCTGACTATTAAGTAtgtatccccccctccccccatcataGTACAACACACACCACAGGCTGCACACTGTATAATGCCATCCCCGCCCATTTGACGGAAGGTGGGGGGGGAAGGCGGATTACCATAAACAGGTAGGTCATCGCGTCCCCCTTTCATTGTCAGTGGTTTTGTGCACATTTTACACCTTTAGTAGCCCAgctaatttttacacttttaacagGCAAATTAATGGTCaagtataaaataaaaagaataattgAAACCTCTAATTCCAAATACTGTACGTTTTCTGAAAGCATGCAGCGGGCTCATTGTGAAAATACCATTCAACTCTTTATATACACAGGCACCTTTATATCACAGCATAGCAACACAACTTTTTATCAGTAATTATAAGCAAAATTTGcacataaattaaccccttaaggaccagggggttttctgtttttgcattttcgttttttgctccttaccttaaaaaaatcataaccctttcaattttgtacctaaaattccaaatgatggcttattttttgcgccaccaaatctactttgtaatgacatcagtcattttacccaaaaatctacggcgaaacggaaaaaaaaatcattgtgagacaaaattgaaaaaaaaaaaaacgccattttgaaacttttgggggcttctgtttctatgcagtaaatttttcagtaaaaatgacaccttatctttattctgtaggtccatacgattaaaatgattccctacttatataggtttgattttgtcgtacttctggaaaaaatcataactacatgcaggaaaattaatacgtttaaaattgtcatcttctgacccctataacttttttatttttccgtgtacggggcggtatgagggctcattttttgtgctgtgatctgaagtttttagcagtaccctttttgtattgataggacttgttgatcgctttttattcattttttcatgatataaaaagtgaccaaaaatacactattttggacattggaatttttttgcgcgtacgccattgaccgtgcggtttaattaacgatatatttttataatttggacattttcgcacgcggcgataccacatatgtttatttttatttacaatgttttttttaaatgggaaaaggggggtgattcaaacttttaataggggaggggttaaatgatctttattccctttttttttccacttttttttttgcagtgttataggtcccatagggattaGCCTAACACGGTTTTTGctctgggtgaaaaactgtattaaaccgtatatgtttttttaaacataggagtcaatgggaaccgtacagaactgtatgtgcgtacagttgcatcaggttttcaccatacggtttttgactttgcacattttctcggaatttcaatcaaacaagtgaaactttattcattatggagtgaaaagttaaaaagtttttcgggttaaaatttgtacacactttttgatacagtttagtccggttttgagggatcagtttttcatcaaaaacctgatacgggaactgtattgcaaaaatgtggtgtgaatgcaccgtaACTCAATGTAACTTAAGAGGTGaagacagcatcaaatctgcagtaaacacaatgggggagatttatcaaaacctgtccagaggaaacattgctgagttgcccatagcaaccaatcagattctttcttgcatttttcacaggccttttcaaatataaaagaaatgatctgatcggttgccatggacaacttttcctctagacaggttttgataatttttCTCCAGTACCTGTAAATATAATCTAAAATTAATTCTAAATTTCTAACTATACCTTTGTAAACAACTTTGTAAATGGCTCTGAGTTGCGaaaatttattacaatttttaaaaaattttgaacATTAAAAGACATAAACATTGATAAATCTACCAAGCACAGGAAAACTAGACTAATAAGTCACAAGATATGCCAAAAATATGACTCAACATAACTGATTTGGAAACTgctatgtctccagctgttaaagaaaaaaatgcttaTACTAAGTCATACAGATGTTTAACAtgtcttttatgtgtctagctgctGTATTTGGATCTTAAACCCTCTGTTCtactgctcacttattctgaaaTCCCCTGCATAGGAAAAAGCATGTACGAGGCAAGCCCTAAGCTTGTCCTCACTCTCCATGAATTCACTTCCGTccttagtctgctgtgctgtgtctcttcatccagtcactgctGCTCTGTATCCCCATCCTCTCTATATTTTTGTGCTGCAGTctgatatacaggacaggagtgagcacataaGAGTGCTAATACAGTTCTCACTTATTGAACTTTTTCCCAGCCTATGTTTCAGCTggaacaaagatgatgctgcagacaGACAGAAGTATGTTCTGGATgctatagggacccctagtgggctttttataagccatgatttctataacaaGGAGCACATTTGTATGAAGTATATCAGAAATGTTAATgtcttgccaagatgtacaacatataaaaagattgtgattctgacagtgcccatgttAATGTAATGTGATATTGGACAACATGGCAGACTTTACTTTATGTGTAGCCCCAaaaagaggcttaaaggggtagtccagtggtgaaaaacttatcccctatcctaaggataggggataagtttgagatcgcggggggtccgaccgctggggccccctgcgatctctctgtacggggccccgactctccgccgagatagcgggtgtcgacccccgcacgaggcggcagcttacacgccccctcaatacatctcaatggcagagccggagattgccgaaggcagcgcttcggctctgccatagagttgtattgagggggagtgtcggccgccacctcgtgcggaggtcgacacgcccccttcccgcgggctgtcggggctccgtacaggagatcgcggggggtccgaccgctgggggataagttaggataggggataagttgctcaccactaggtcaccactggactactcctttaagaaaaatGTGATAGCATTTCACTAGACTATTAGCTTCCATGCCTACAAATGCAGATGTACATGGTTGGCTCTATTACTAACTGCTAACAAATCCCTAACTGTACTTTGGAGGTAATCCAGACACTTATATAATTTAAATAATGATCCTATCAATTGTGGCCAAACTAGAAACAAGTCCTGGACATTTGGATAATTGTCTTTATACTAGATCAAAGGAAACCACCCTAAAATCCAGGACTTTGTTAGTTTATCCTTGGTTTACGTGTAACACCAATTTATTGGTAAAGCACTCTACACAGATTATATCATAATAACTGCTATTTTATTCATTAGTGGTCACAACCAGGGCTGAACATAAACAGCAGAGAGTCTGTAAACAGTCTATTGACCACTTGCTGTCCAATAGCTCAGTATACGACAACCTCCTTACATCTAATAATCCACTCGTAATTGTGTGCTATGATATTCATGTGTCCCTTATataaacacagtagggacacaatagggatataggttgaacttgatagttgataaggttgaaaaaagaccagagtctatGTAACCTAATAGATAGTATCTGCTTTATATATGGCAGTGGCCCCCCTTACCTACTAGACCACTGTTTATCAGCACAGTATTTATATGTGGTATGTCCTTCCAGACCAAGCAGCATCAAACAGATCACATTTTATCTCTTACTTTTTACTACTTTCACTCTTCcaaataataaacattttttttccatcttacAATACAGTAGACATACCTGCATAAATGCTTTATCAAATACTGCAGTGTGGCCCTGTTTTCATAGGGAAGGTCCTGTAGCAGTTCTTTCAATCTCTCCACCATGGCCAGAACCTCTGGCTCAGTTTCTGCCCCTTTGTCCTCAAGTCTGGATGCTTTGCCAGTCTCACCATCACGTAGACTTTCTTTAGCAAGACCCATTAAGCCATTATACAGCCTGAATGGCATTAGAGGTTCAGGGAGCTGATgaaataaacatattggagttaTTCATGGGTTATATAGTAAGGAGTGTCGCTGAAGAATGAATACATTTACATTAACTTAGTGAAACTACTGTAAGGTTGGTTGAGCCCATTACATAGTTTATAAGTTTGAAAAGAGACAAGAGTACATCAAGTTCCACCTATAACACTACTGCTTTGATCGAGATGAAGGCACAACAGCTcattgaggctgatgccaattgccctgtTACAGAGGAAGAATTCCTTCCGACTCCAATATGGAAGAATCATAATAAATCCCTTGATCAACATTTATTTCCCCCAAAAATGTAGTATCCATGAGCTGTGTATTTTATAGTATATTTATCCCAAAACACTTGGACTTGATTTATGGGATAGTGGAAAGAAGCAAAAATATGGAAAATACATCTAAATATACTTCACCTGGCGTAGATAGAGTTTCAGGACATTGCTCAGATCATGTGGTGAAGCCTGAGATAGTTCAACTAACTCCTTCCCATTTTCAAATGCCTGGCACAGCTTTTCCACCCGTGTCTTTACCCCATTCACACGATATATACCCTGTCAGACAATGAAAGATGAACACCACCAAACAGTAAATATTTGGATTCTTGTCTTAAGTAATATATGAATACACAGTGGGCAAGAGACCTTTCAATTATTCACGTATTCCTGCCATTAACAGACCCCCTACATTCTGGAGAATGTGGTCCCGAATCTCCTTTTGAAATGGAGTGGCAGTTGCATGTGTGAACCACGGCTCCCTCCATTCATTGTATATGAAAGTTTGCGGAGATAGCAGATCCAGCAGATCCCAAGAGTAAAGAATGGAGCAGTGGTTCATACATGCAACTGCTACTCCATTCCTGCTAgagccttaggataggggataaatgttaatGGCTGGAATACAACTTTAAGGTGAATTGATATGCTAATTTCAAGTAATAATAATCGATAATAAAGTTATGCTTATGTCTGTTAGGGGGAAATATGAAAAAAGAATCCATACGTGAATATTGAATTAATTATCACCTTCATGGTTATTGCACGTGCTTCAATCTCCGAGACACACTTGTGAATAAGGAAAGGCACGTGGTCTGGAGATCTCAATGCTGCCTCAGAAAAGTTCCTGCCGAACAAAAGCAATCGACCTTGCAGTTTCTTGTGACCACACTGTATTGCCAGAGTTTCCAGACATTTCTTGTGACAAGCAAGGGAACACTAAGGAAAATAAAGAGATGTAAGAGAATATAAAGAAAGCAATGAACACGGgatatcttgcatcctttccttatTCTTAACATATACAAATTTAAGAATAAAGCGGCATTTACTGTGGACAAGAGATCCTTTACCAACTAGATATCAAAAGGAGGTCCACTTGTGACCAGCTGTTATCACTAAGGGGACCTTTAGGAAAGTGATCCCTCTATGACAGGGAAGCATTTCACTATGGAGAGCAGTGTTCCTCCAGAGAGAAGCTTTCCCACTGTCACTCTGCTCTGAACAGTAAGAGGGAATGCCTGATCgatggacaacccctttactgTTCTCTTACTCATCAAATAGCACACTCACTTGTTCAAACTTATCATCTCTCTTACCTCCTCACATTCAGCTCCTTGGAAGTACACATAACTATTACACTCCCGGCATTTGCTAGGTGTCCGTAACTTGCGTAACCTGTGAGTCCGAGCTGCTCGTGATAAACCAACATTACGGAATGGACCACTGGAAATAGGTACATCCAAAGAAGTAGGCAGCCCATTAatgtctaaaaagaaaaaaaaaaagtgtccaaaaatgtCTTGTTACAGCTGATATcttgttttgtgtgttttttaaaaaGGTTATTCCATGAATCACTTTTATAGCACATCATCTTTTTGTTCCATATGCTCCCCTGGTGTTGCTGAAGGAAGGATCTGGACAAAATGAGTCTCCTTTACCCTCTGACCCTTTAACAGGGGAGGCGGGGAGCTCTGCGAGTTGGCACCCGTCCTCCATTGCAAACAGCAGCGTAATAGCAACAGATGAATAAAACAAGAGTATGGCTTAAAATTTTCTGTAATTTTGGATACACatagtgagggagatttatcaaactgtcttATAGAAAGATTCTCTTTGTtgtccacaacaaccaatcacagctcagatttaaTTTGACCAGAACCACATGATGGACAGATGAATATTAAGCTCGGATTGGTTGCAAAAGTCAAAAAACAGTATTTTCCTAtaagacagcttgataaatctcccctagagTACTGATGCATATAATCTTTCTTATTCACTGCTTTACTGTActcatatttttacttttaaaagaTAGGCAAGGTGTTGACCAACCTTGCTCTAGTGGCAGTCTTTTGTTCTCTTCTCCTGTGGGTGAAATAGGTTGAATCAGCTTTTCTGGGAAGCCTGTACAAATAAATCACAAATGTTatattgcatgaaaaaaaagttttgtggATGAATTGACTGTATAGAATACAGTAGATGTGTGGGATATTACACATTCATACATTTAGTACCTGGTGATTCCTTGCTTTCAGTAAGATCTCCTTCAGTCAGAGCACTTGGCCATGACTTATGCACTTGATGGCCTTTTCCTCCTAATAAAATGATTAAAATCAATTAACTTCAAGCTGCATGAAATCATGTATTTATACAAATATATGGCCTACTTGAATCTCCGTCTTACACCAGAAGTGGTGCCAGTGATCAGCTGAGCAGCAGATAACAGGCCCGGCCTTCTTTCTGGTGCCTAGGCTCGTTACATCAcattgccactcagcctatcactggctaagGCGAGACATTGAGCTGAGCCACAGTGTGATATGTCGGGCCCCAAAACCAGGAAGTAGACCGGGGCCGGAGAAAAGGAGACCTATATCAGTTACACTGGGGAAGCAGAGAAAGGTAACtaaaagtttattattttaatggtgGCAGCCCAGGCATAtaggataaagaaaacatttggctgtagaacccctttaaaaatgtggtAAATTGTTATAACTTATGTCTattaagggaaactgacaggtggGTCAGCCACACAAAGCTTTAAAAATACACATCTTCCCCACTTCCTcctttcattttttgttttttattttgtaataccATAATCACATGAGGAATTACATAGGTCAACCAGCAAGCAACTGTAATGTCAAAGAGGAAACAAATCTCTACATAGTGATATACATTTATTGAAGTTATTAAAGGGATTCTGACAGTAGTGTGCCTCATGCTAGGCTGATAGGTATATAGGTTTACAGTGCGGGTGACACTCTTTCCAACCATGTATTACTCACCCAGATCCATGTTGTGGAGCAATTCAACAACATTTATATAGTTTAATTTAAAGAAACTAGCTATGTTTTTATTTTCCAGTGCTCTTTTAGCAATGCTCACAGAGGCGCCTTCCTCCCGTCCCACCCAACCCTTCATCAATATTCACTGCTCCTTCTTGTGCTCTCATTAGCATGAGTGATGATGCAGCTTCGTTAGCATGAGTGATGATGAGTCACGTCACAAGAAGGAGCAGTGAATATGGATGAAGGGGTGGGTGGGATGGAGGGAGATGCCTCTGTGGGCATGGCTGAAAGAGCACTGGGAATACCAGTGCAGGTGACCCTCCTGTCAGTTTCTCCTTAATAACTTCAATGAATGTAGATCACTATGTGAAGGTTTGTTTCCTCTTTGACATTAAAGATACTTTCTTGTTGACCTATATAATTCATCATGTGATTATGTTGGGGGAGATGAGTATTTTTAAAGCCACTGTATGGCCAAAACACTTTTGCTCACCTCTTCTCTCCACAGATCGTTCCTCTCCTGTAACATCTTTATTTTCTGAAGATGGAAAATCCTTTGAGCTTAAACTTGACTTTCTGTTTCGAATGCATGGAGACCTACACATACAAAAATAATCTTAAAACATTATACTTCATTCTCAGGAacctatattttttaaataatttatgatAAGAGAGTAAACTATACTGTTTCATACACTGATATCTGTGGTTTGTATGGTTGGAAGTCATAAGAAATTTCAGGCTCTGCTCCAGCTCCAAGTTGTCTTATATATGATGCATACTGTTGTCCTAGGTCATACAATTTACTGCTCTCACATAATGTCTGGAACCCAACTGGTAATGGTGCGGTTTCCATGTGCATGCTCTGATAATAGGAGATGGTTGCCTGGAGAGACACAAGACACTTGAATaagagaaataataataataatataactatATTAGAAAATACATATTAATAGGAATTAGTTCAGAATAAGAGAGCTTTAAAAAAGCGAATATTTGAGAAGCCTTTCTGTACCGAGCGCAGAATTTGGTCAGTCTGTTTGATGAGTTCTTGTAATTGACGAAGAACATTGACTTTAACATCCTCCAGTTCCTGTTTCTGTGTTTTGGCATCTGCAATGCATGTCCGGTAAGTTGCCATTGCTTCTTCTGCCTGAATGAAAGAAAATGAAGTGTATATTTAAAGTTGAAGGGTCttaataaatgtaaatgtatGCAGTAAAAAGATTTATTTTGGGCTTGAATAATGCATAACCTGTACACTAAACATGTATAAGATTCAGGACTCCTtgcctgtttttgtttttttatcctaTATTTACCTTGTTCTTAGCATCTTCCTCAGCCCTCCTTTTCTTGTCAATGGATTTGGTTCCACTGTGGCCCTGCTCCTCTTCAGCACGTGCTGCATTGTGCTGTGCCTTTTCATGCTCTTCACTACGCTGCATGTACGTCTGTTTTGCTTTTCGCAGGTTGGATTCTGCCTCTAACtgagtttacataaaaaaaaaaaaaaaacattatcatAAAGTGTGAAGTGTAAAACATAGCACACACTAAAGGATAGTTTTATATTGAAAGTAAGAGTTACATGAGCCCATTATCAGCCAAATGAGCATTCATAAGAAAACTGTTTCCTAAAAAAGGGCCAACGATCAGCGAACAAATGGAAAAATGCTCGTTGTCTGATATGATCATTTACACAGGCATTAAAATCATTGTTTTCAGCTGCACGTTTCCTTTTTGTGGAGACAACAATGATGGAACTAAAGGGCTGCATAAACAATCTACAACCGCTAACCAAGTGCATATTAACAAATACCTTTTTCAGGGCGCACTTGGCCCGACTAAATAGGCCTTAACAAAGAAATGTTCTTACCAATTTGCGCTGGGCTCTCTGCCACTGCTCTTTCAGCTCCTTTCTACGTTTCTCATGTTCTAAACGCCGCATATTTACTGGCTTTGGAGAGAGCAGGATATTTTAAAAGTAAGATATAAAATTTATAttggtattttttattattaatgccACTGCCATAAGTTCATTCTAAATATGCTACTGATATACCTGAAGAAAAGTATTCTGTTGCAGCGTTAATGCTGTGTGCAGAACACCTTGTGCATGGTCCTGATCCTGCTCCAAAGCTACTGAATAGATGGACTGGAAAGGCATGAATGGctgaaaaagaaaacacataaaGAAAGAGAAATACAACATTTGTATATGGTTTCTTCTATGTAACATCATTAGACAACAACTTTTTGAATTCAGTTTTTCTGTTGTTGTCTCACCATACTATATTGTACAGGCTACTCAAACTGTGAAgcactgtatagtatatagatttaCTGCTTTGTGCCTACTCGTGGAAAGCGGAGAATGGTTGGGAAGCTGAAGTAAGCAGAAAACATTTTGCTTAGCTCTCATAAACTTTTAATGGGAGTTTCATAAACACTGTAGCACCCCGAACAGTGCCACTTCATTCATAGGGGAACAAGGGACCACTGTTGTTGTGATAAGTGGAGTGAGCgctcagtggttggacccccatcattcagatgtttttacttttattgatttattattCACTTGAATTTGCCAAACACTATCCTCAAACCTGCAAAACAATTTGCCAGTGTATGCCAATATTAGGTGAACTGCCTAATCGTGAATCGTAAAGTCAATAAACCAAAATTCTCCACAAGGGAGTCAGGGACCACCTTATAACTAATTACACCAGAAACCTAGGGCACATGGCCTGGGGCACAAGATCCCTATACAGGAAACtcccctaaaatgtaacttttattgtattCTTCTTTAATAAAATTGTTTAACAAGTGACACAGTATTGTTAAAACCATTATGTAATAGGTCCAGTTGTAACAGTTGATTGGGATAGCCCAAAGATTCAGTGTGTAGGGAACTGCAGTTTCCCTTTATTGCTGGAACGCCATGACAATGTTTAAAAACAATGACATTTGCCTCCCTCATTTTTTTTACTAGTTTTGTTGCTTTAGCACCATTCACAGGAGGATCAATAGGAAAACACCTCTCCTCGTGGTCTGTTCATCCTTATATATATCCTAGGTTTATGTTGTCATCATCCAGTGGCAGGGAGATTCACCTGTCCTGGACTTCCTTAGTAAGGATCCAATCCATAGTTCTGTTACAATATATGGGTCTTTGGGGAGACCAATAGGATCTCTCTCTACCATCTTACAACATCTTACCTCATCACTCCGGAAATCACTGTGTGCCGATGTTCCGTTCCTAATCTGATCACATGATCGCACTGAGATCTCATTCCTTCTCGCGCACGAGCAAGAACTTTATTCACACTCCGCACAAAGCTCTATTACAGCATTTGCGCACGGACTTAATCTCAGGACCTAATAAGCCTACACATTGGGCTTGCGCATGGACTTAGTCTCATGACCTCATAAGACTGCACATTGCGTTTGCATGCTGGATAAGGGACAAGGGAGGCaaatttaattgtttttaaacatTGTCTTGGCATTCCAGCAATAAAGGGAAACTGCAGTTCCCTACACACTGAATCTTTGGGCTATCCCAATTAACTGTTACAACTGGAGCTATGACATAATGGTTTTAACAATAGTTTGCCACTTGTTAAACAATTTTATTAAAGAAGaatacaataaaagttacattttaggggaGTTTCCCGCATAGGGATCTTGTGCCCCAGGTTTCTGGTGTAATTAATCTTAAAGTCAGACACTTTAATTGTCctcatttttta
Above is a genomic segment from Hyla sarda isolate aHylSar1 chromosome 1, aHylSar1.hap1, whole genome shotgun sequence containing:
- the ARHGAP45 gene encoding rho GTPase-activating protein 45 isoform X2, giving the protein MFSRKKRELMKTPSLSKKSRAGSPAPQSDAPRKDVIESSTDGSSNPALSSPLPCGTLKRPTSLSRHASAAGIPLSSPRTKAIKPAGAPSPPESGEGPFTEVEDISQLLGDVARFAERLEKLRDVVLTDEVKETRRPLAHECLGETLRLLRQVINKYPLLNTVETLTAAGTLISKVKGFHYEASIENEKRDFEKALESMAVCFSSTVSEFLMGEVDSSTLLSLPLGDQSQSMESLYGGLSGSDNALSSAEYVDTGSPLGDDVDVILQRSEGGIRAAFLYAKNLAKYMKDLANYIEKRSILEMEYAKGLQKLVNTSKNALTQEPFMPFQSIYSVALEQDQDHAQGVLHTALTLQQNTFLQPVNMRRLEHEKRRKELKEQWQRAQRKLLEAESNLRKAKQTYMQRSEEHEKAQHNAARAEEEQGHSGTKSIDKKRRAEEDAKNKAEEAMATYRTCIADAKTQKQELEDVKVNVLRQLQELIKQTDQILRSATISYYQSMHMETAPLPVGFQTLCESSKLYDLGQQYASYIRQLGAGAEPEISYDFQPYKPQISVSPCIRNRKSSLSSKDFPSSENKDVTGEERSVERRGGKGHQVHKSWPSALTEGDLTESKESPGFPEKLIQPISPTGEENKRLPLEQDINGLPTSLDVPISSGPFRNVGLSRAARTHRLRKLRTPSKCRECNSYVYFQGAECEECSLACHKKCLETLAIQCGHKKLQGRLLLFGRNFSEAALRSPDHVPFLIHKCVSEIEARAITMKGIYRVNGVKTRVEKLCQAFENGKELVELSQASPHDLSNVLKLYLRQLPEPLMPFRLYNGLMGLAKESLRDGETGKASRLEDKGAETEPEVLAMVERLKELLQDLPYENRATLQYLIKHLCRVSEQEQINKMSPSNLGIVFGPALMRPRPTDATVSLSSLVDYPHQARIVEALIVFFDKIFQESPLAIDKLSRSNDDAFSQGSAPKLQVTAEEEGPEIIAEFQSTAFRASIGSSVDSESESDGGEDIPSTWESTDPQAAFSKQRSETNTDDIPYIGADAQSESEDDNVPSQGNLAENNTNQSNNVLLTTQFLRTPLRCHRPLPVVRMLQRRIALSSSTDRCPQFV
- the ARHGAP45 gene encoding rho GTPase-activating protein 45 isoform X1, whose translation is MGRELRILYHGHFLPVPKCEEIPSKRPAREQDAPRKDVIESSTDGSSNPALSSPLPCGTLKRPTSLSRHASAAGIPLSSPRTKAIKPAGAPSPPESGEGPFTEVEDISQLLGDVARFAERLEKLRDVVLTDEVKETRRPLAHECLGETLRLLRQVINKYPLLNTVETLTAAGTLISKVKGFHYEASIENEKRDFEKALESMAVCFSSTVSEFLMGEVDSSTLLSLPLGDQSQSMESLYGGLSGSDNALSSAEYVDTGSPLGDDVDVILQRSEGGIRAAFLYAKNLAKYMKDLANYIEKRSILEMEYAKGLQKLVNTSKNALTQEPFMPFQSIYSVALEQDQDHAQGVLHTALTLQQNTFLQPVNMRRLEHEKRRKELKEQWQRAQRKLLEAESNLRKAKQTYMQRSEEHEKAQHNAARAEEEQGHSGTKSIDKKRRAEEDAKNKAEEAMATYRTCIADAKTQKQELEDVKVNVLRQLQELIKQTDQILRSATISYYQSMHMETAPLPVGFQTLCESSKLYDLGQQYASYIRQLGAGAEPEISYDFQPYKPQISVSPCIRNRKSSLSSKDFPSSENKDVTGEERSVERRGGKGHQVHKSWPSALTEGDLTESKESPGFPEKLIQPISPTGEENKRLPLEQDINGLPTSLDVPISSGPFRNVGLSRAARTHRLRKLRTPSKCRECNSYVYFQGAECEECSLACHKKCLETLAIQCGHKKLQGRLLLFGRNFSEAALRSPDHVPFLIHKCVSEIEARAITMKGIYRVNGVKTRVEKLCQAFENGKELVELSQASPHDLSNVLKLYLRQLPEPLMPFRLYNGLMGLAKESLRDGETGKASRLEDKGAETEPEVLAMVERLKELLQDLPYENRATLQYLIKHLCRVSEQEQINKMSPSNLGIVFGPALMRPRPTDATVSLSSLVDYPHQARIVEALIVFFDKIFQESPLAIDKLSRSNDDAFSQGSAPKLQVTAEEEGPEIIAEFQSTAFRASIGSSVDSESESDGGEDIPSTWESTDPQAAFSKQRSETNTDDIPYIGADAQSESEDDNVPSQGNLAENNTNQSNNVLLTTQFLRTPLRCHRPLPVVRMLQRRIALSSSTDRCPQFV